Genomic segment of Catalinimonas alkaloidigena:
TACTCGTCCCAGCCGCCGTACGTTTCGGTGACGTTGCCGCGCGGAAGCGCCAGGGCCGCTACGGCCAGTCCGGCAACGGTACAGACCAGATCGAACGCCACGCCCCCTTCGAAAAACCAGGGCAGTGCGGCCACGGCCAGCCCGATCGGCACGTTCAGGTAGCGCCCGATGCGCACCACTTCGCCCATGCAGATGACGGCCACCACGACGATCAAGGCGCCGCCGCCGTGCGCAATGTCGGCCGCCGTGGTTTCGATGTCGACGCCGAAGAGGCCCGGCGCAGCGATCAGAAAGATGCCCAGCACCGTCGAAGCGACCAGCGTCCAGGGGGCGCTCATGCCCCAGATCGAGGCCCAAAAGACCTTGCCCGGCTTTTCCGAAAGTTCCATCAACGCGGGCGAGCGTTGATCCATTTCGCCCTCTTCCAGCGTGCCGCCTTTCCAAAACGCCTCCCACATGGATTGGCCTTTCTGCTTCGCTTTTTTCAGGTACTGCCCCATCGCCACCACTTCGTCGACTTCCAGCGGCAGCATCGGCAGCATAATGGCGGCGGCCAGCAGACACATCGAGCACCAGTGGCCCACCAGAATGGGCTGCGACATCACCAGAAAGATGTGCACGAGGCCCAGCGGAATCACCAGAATCCCGAAAAACGTCACCATCCAGGGCATCGTACGCCAGCGGGCCGGACCGCCCATGAAGCCCATCAGAAACTCGAACGTGTAGGCCAGGCTCCCCAGCGCGCCGTCGGAAACGGGCAGACTGTGCGACATGTCGGAGTTGAGGACCAGCCGACTTCCTTCCACAAAAAACGGGTCCCAGACGTGATCGATGTAACCGAGTTGAAACGCGGCCAGGTAGCGCGACACCACAAAGC
This window contains:
- a CDS encoding vitamin K epoxide reductase family protein; translation: MKKHDHSGMAMRGVTRPMAEQEIKKKFSPSEDHDQPAHAKGEGHEHHMMMKPEQRNEMLHMHHMQTLWVYWLIVMLGCWMVLSPVTFSHSVGTVEPSGGRSVWLSLSQRIAAMTWSDIISGVLLIVFGWRGLRPNRPVSLWICCFVGVWLSIAPVVFWAPTAAAYLNNTLVGMLVISLTILIPGMPNMIMYMKMGPQTPPGWSYNPSSWPQRWIMIVLGFVGFVVSRYLAAFQLGYIDHVWDPFFVEGSRLVLNSDMSHSLPVSDGALGSLAYTFEFLMGFMGGPARWRTMPWMVTFFGILVIPLGLVHIFLVMSQPILVGHWCSMCLLAAAIMLPMLPLEVDEVVAMGQYLKKAKQKGQSMWEAFWKGGTLEEGEMDQRSPALMELSEKPGKVFWASIWGMSAPWTLVASTVLGIFLIAAPGLFGVDIETTAADIAHGGGALIVVVAVICMGEVVRIGRYLNVPIGLAVAALPWFFEGGVAFDLVCTVAGLAVAALALPRGNVTETYGGWDE